In Populus alba chromosome 1, ASM523922v2, whole genome shotgun sequence, a single window of DNA contains:
- the LOC118058149 gene encoding protein SIEVE ELEMENT OCCLUSION B-like: MESRLPLIRHPAQGFNASQQLIKSDRGSMLTMSDDNVMMKQIVGTHAPDGREVDVKPLLHLVEDILKRATQQIDTSLTTSQAHAEMEDKTHQVNFVSMLDALSYTIDRISCEIAYKSLEGTDAHATTVALFNMLQSYSWDAKLVLTLAAFALNYGEFWLLAQIYSSNQLAKSMAILRQLPSIMEHSGPLKPRFDAINNLIKVMMDVARCVVEFKDLPPAYISNEVPALSTAMAHIPTAVYWTMRSVVACAAQITSLTTMGHEFSISTTVAWELSSLAHKLSNILDHLKKQLATCYQHIDEKRNVESFQVLKNLFEMIHIDNMKVLKALIYARDDIQPLIDGSSKKRVHLDVLRRKNVLLLISGLDMSNDELSILEQIYNESRPHEARLDSQYEVVWVPIVDGSVQSDPILKEKFESMQSSMPWFTVYHPSLIEKAVIRFIKEVWHFRNKPILVVLDPQGKVVCPNALHMMWIWGSSAFPFTSLREESLWRDETWRLELLVDGIDPVILNWIKEGKYIFLYGGDDEEWARKFTNTARAVAQAARIPLEMVYVGKSSKREKIRRVIATITVEKLSYVWQDLTMIWFFWTRLESMLYSKIQLGKLDDHDPMMQEIKKLLSYDREGGWAVLSNGSNVVANGHKTTALQTLLEYDLWKEQVPVKGFDLAFRDHQGRIHDISRPCCRFDFPMTTGRIPGTMKCPECNRTMEKFSTFLCCHDEVIPDELFK; encoded by the exons ATGGAATCACGCCTTCCCCTCATCAGGCACCCTGCCCAAGGGTTTAATGCAAGCCAGCAACTGATCAAGAGTGACCGCGGCAGCATGCTAACAATGTCTGATGACAATGTGATGATGAAACAAATTGTAGGAACTCATGCTCCTGATGGCCGAGAGGTTGATGTCAAACCTCTTCTCCACCTTGTTGAAGACATCCTCAAACGTGCCACCCAGCAAATCGATACCTCTCTGACG ACTTCCCAAGCCCATGCTGAAATGGAGGACAAGACTCACCAAGTCAATTTTGTTTCCATGCTCGATGCACTGTCTTATACAATAGACAGAATTTCCTGCGAG ATTGCCTACAAGTCACTGGAAGGGACAGATGCCCACGCAACAACTGTAGCACTTTTCAACATGCTACAAAGCTATTCCTGGGATGCCAAGCTGGTGCTCACCTTGGCAGCTTTTGCTTTGAATTATGGAGAATTCTGGCTGCTTGCCCAGATTTACTCATCAAACCAACTTGCCAAATCCATGGCAATCCTCAGGCAATTGCCTAGCATCATGGAACACTCAGGGCCTTTGAAGCCTCGCTTCGATGCCATTAACAATCTGATCAAGGTCATGATGGACGTGGCTAGGTGCGTGGTTGAGTTCAAGGATCTACCGCCAGCTTACATTTCTAATGAAGTACCAGCATTGTCCACAGCCATGGCCCATATCCCTACTGCTGTCTACTGGACCATGAGGAGTGTTGTGGCTTGTGCGGCTCAGATTACTAGCCTCACTACCATGGGACACGA GTTTTCTATATCAACCACTGTGGCATGGGAGCTATCCAGCTTGGCTCACAAACTCAGCAACATACTTGACCATCTCAAGAAGCAATTGGCTACTTGCTACCAACACATAG ATGAAAAGAGAAATGTCGAATCCTTTCAAGTGCTAAAAAATCTCTTTGAAATGATCCACATTGACAACATGAAGGTCCTAAAGGCCCTGATTTATGCCAGGGATGATATCCAGCCACTTATAGATGGCTCTTCCAAGAAAAGA GTCCATCTAGATGTGCTAAGAAGGAAAAATGTGCTATTGCTTATTTCTGGCCTCGACATGTCGAACGATGAGCTTTCAATTCTTGAACAGATATACAATGAATCCAGGCCTCACGAAGCTAGGCTGGATAGTCAGTATGAGGTGGTCTGGGTCCCAATTGTGGACGGTTCAGTCCAGAGCGATCCAATATTGAAGGAGAAATTTGAAAGCATGCAGTCTTCAATGCCATGGTTCACAGTGTACCACCCTTCATTGATTGAGAAGGCAGTCATAAGGTTTATTAAGGAGGTGTGGCACTTCAGGAACAAGCCTATTCTTGTGGTGCTTGACCCGCAAGGCAAGGTGGTTTGCCCAAATGCACTCCACATGATGTGGATATGGGGAAGCAGTGCCTTCCCTTTCACTAGCTTGAGAGAGGAATCTCTCTGGAGGGATGAGACATGGAGGCTTGAGCTTCTAGTGGATGGCATTGACCCAGTGATTCTTAATTGG ATCAAGGAAGGAAAGTACATTTTCTTGTACGGAGGAGACGACGAGGAATGGGCGAGAAAGTTCACAAACACCGCACGTGCTGTGGCGCAGGCAGCCCGCATTCCCCTGGAGATGGTTTATGTGGGGAAGAGCAGCAAAAGGGAGAAAATCCGGCGAGTCATAGCGACAATCACCGTGGAGAAGCTCAGTTACGTCTGGCAAGACCTTACAATGATATGGTTCTTTTGGACCAGGCTAGAGAGCATGCTGTACTCCAAGATTCAGTTAGGCAAGCTTGATGACCATGATCCTATGATGCAAGAAATCAAGAAGTTGCTTAGCTACGACAGAGAAGGTGGATGGGCTGTGCTTAGCAATGGGTCTAATGTTGTGGCCAATGGTCACAAGACCACAGCTTTGCAAACATTGCTTGAGTATGACTTGTGGAAGGAACAAGTGCCTGTCAAGGGCTTTGATTTGGCCTTCCGTGATCACCAAGGCAGGATCCATGACATTTCTCGTCCTTGCTGCCGCTTCGATTTCCCAATGACTACGGGTAGGATCCCTGGGACCATGAAATGCCCAGAGTGCAACCGCACCATGGAGAAATTCTCCACTTTCCTTTGCTGCCATGATGAGGTCATTCCAGACGAGCTCTTCAAGTAA